The following are encoded in a window of Mycobacteroides chelonae CCUG 47445 genomic DNA:
- a CDS encoding RND family transporter: MRHGSGDHVARPPRIARIIRALSIPIILFWLGIAIILNVVTPSLDEVGKAHSVSMSPKDAPSMIAMMHTGKVFGEFDSDSSVMIVLEGKQELADEAHRFYDEIIKKLKADPTHVQHISDYWGDPLTASGAQSADGKAAYVQVNLAGDQGTTLANESVDAVRKIIAETPGPDGVQAYVTGGTAASADTGTAGNKSMQKTTLIAVGVVVVMLLFVYRSVITMFVALVIVGVELMAGQGVVATLGNLNVIGLSTYAVSMVTMLGIAAGTDYVIFLLGRYHEARQSGQDREAAFYTAYSGVSHVILGSGLTIVGATLCLSLTRLPLFRSMGVPCALVILVIVAAALTLAPAVLALGSRFGLFEPKRKHDERSWRRIGAAVVRWPGPILIVTLGIALIGLLTLPGYTPGYDDRQYMPVNVPSKVGYAAAERHFSPARMNPEMLMIEADHDMRNPSDMLVIDRIAKTAFHARGVGRVQAITRPLGTPIEHSSIPFQIGLQGAGQIQNMKYMKDRMADMLTMADQMGTLIGTMERVYDMMRELTGIMHDMTGQMKVMQGRMHDMRDLMATFDDFFRPIRNYFYWEKHCADIPICWASRTVFDALDGVDAMVEDMDGMLVNMDKVDVLMPRMLAEFPPMIAIMKSMHGTLLTMHSTMSGIMNQMDESTKNSTLMGKYFDEAKNDDSFYLPPEVFDNPDFKRGLKMFLSPDGKAVRMTVSHQGNPASVEGIATVGNIKEAVADSIKGTPLENAKVYLGGTAAANKDLQEGAKYDLILAGIASLCLIFIIMLLVTGSVVAALVIVGTVAISLGASIGVSVLIWQDLLGMDLHWFAVPLSVIILLAVGSDYNLLLIARFKEELHGGLKTGFIRAMGGSGKVVTNAGLVFAFTMCAMVVSDLRIVGQLGTTIGLGLLFDTLIVRSFMTPAIAALLGRWFWWPLNLREYTPARTR; encoded by the coding sequence ATGAGGCACGGCAGCGGCGACCACGTCGCGCGCCCCCCGCGAATCGCACGGATCATCCGGGCCCTGTCGATCCCGATCATCCTCTTCTGGCTGGGTATCGCCATCATCCTCAATGTCGTCACACCCTCCCTTGATGAAGTGGGTAAGGCACATTCGGTATCGATGTCCCCCAAGGACGCTCCGTCGATGATCGCGATGATGCACACCGGAAAGGTCTTCGGGGAGTTCGACTCCGACAGCTCCGTCATGATCGTGTTGGAGGGGAAGCAAGAACTGGCCGACGAGGCGCACCGTTTCTACGACGAGATCATCAAGAAGCTCAAGGCCGATCCGACCCACGTCCAACACATCTCCGACTACTGGGGAGATCCGCTAACCGCATCGGGCGCTCAGAGCGCCGACGGGAAAGCCGCCTATGTCCAGGTGAACCTGGCCGGAGACCAGGGAACCACCTTGGCGAATGAATCCGTGGATGCCGTTCGCAAGATCATCGCCGAGACACCCGGCCCCGACGGAGTGCAGGCCTACGTCACCGGAGGAACCGCTGCAAGCGCGGACACCGGAACGGCCGGCAACAAGAGCATGCAGAAGACGACTCTGATAGCGGTGGGCGTCGTCGTCGTGATGCTGCTCTTCGTGTACCGATCCGTGATCACCATGTTCGTGGCGCTGGTGATCGTCGGAGTCGAGCTGATGGCGGGGCAGGGTGTCGTCGCAACATTGGGCAATCTCAATGTCATTGGCCTCTCGACCTATGCCGTGAGCATGGTCACGATGCTGGGCATCGCCGCGGGTACCGACTATGTAATCTTCCTGCTAGGTCGTTATCACGAAGCGCGGCAATCCGGCCAGGATCGAGAGGCCGCCTTCTATACCGCGTATTCCGGTGTTTCACATGTCATCTTGGGATCTGGGCTGACCATTGTCGGCGCTACCCTGTGCCTCAGCCTGACACGTCTGCCGCTGTTTCGTTCCATGGGTGTGCCCTGCGCGCTGGTCATTCTCGTCATCGTCGCCGCAGCCCTCACCCTGGCTCCCGCGGTACTGGCGTTAGGCAGCCGCTTCGGGCTGTTCGAGCCCAAACGCAAACACGATGAACGCAGTTGGCGGCGCATCGGGGCAGCGGTGGTGCGCTGGCCGGGACCGATTCTGATTGTGACACTGGGGATTGCACTCATCGGACTACTCACCCTGCCCGGTTACACCCCCGGTTACGACGACCGACAGTACATGCCCGTTAACGTGCCCTCGAAAGTTGGTTACGCGGCAGCGGAACGACACTTCTCGCCGGCCCGGATGAACCCCGAAATGCTCATGATCGAGGCCGACCATGACATGCGAAATCCCTCGGACATGCTGGTCATCGACCGAATTGCCAAGACGGCGTTCCATGCCCGTGGCGTCGGCCGAGTGCAGGCGATCACCCGGCCGCTGGGCACACCCATCGAGCACAGTTCGATACCGTTCCAGATCGGCCTCCAGGGCGCCGGCCAGATCCAGAACATGAAGTACATGAAGGACCGCATGGCGGACATGCTGACCATGGCCGATCAAATGGGGACCTTGATCGGCACCATGGAACGCGTCTACGACATGATGCGCGAGCTCACCGGCATCATGCACGACATGACCGGCCAGATGAAGGTCATGCAAGGCCGGATGCACGACATGCGTGACCTGATGGCAACTTTCGACGACTTTTTCAGGCCGATTCGCAACTACTTCTACTGGGAGAAGCACTGCGCCGACATTCCGATCTGCTGGGCCAGCCGGACGGTGTTCGATGCTCTCGACGGCGTCGATGCGATGGTCGAAGACATGGACGGCATGCTGGTGAACATGGACAAAGTCGATGTCCTGATGCCCCGCATGCTCGCCGAGTTCCCACCCATGATTGCCATCATGAAGTCCATGCACGGCACATTGCTGACCATGCACAGCACCATGTCCGGGATCATGAATCAGATGGATGAGAGCACCAAAAACTCCACCCTGATGGGCAAGTACTTCGATGAAGCCAAGAACGACGACTCGTTCTACCTGCCGCCCGAGGTGTTCGACAATCCGGATTTCAAGCGCGGCCTGAAGATGTTCCTGTCCCCCGACGGGAAGGCCGTCCGGATGACCGTCTCCCATCAAGGCAATCCGGCTTCGGTGGAAGGGATCGCAACCGTCGGCAATATCAAAGAGGCGGTGGCCGATTCGATCAAGGGCACCCCGCTCGAAAACGCCAAGGTCTACCTGGGCGGGACCGCCGCGGCGAACAAAGACCTACAGGAAGGGGCCAAGTATGACCTCATTCTCGCGGGCATCGCATCACTGTGCTTGATCTTCATCATCATGCTGTTGGTGACCGGCAGTGTGGTCGCGGCCCTGGTCATCGTCGGCACGGTAGCGATCTCACTCGGCGCATCAATCGGGGTCTCGGTCCTGATTTGGCAGGACCTGCTGGGTATGGATCTGCACTGGTTCGCGGTCCCGTTGTCGGTCATCATCCTGTTGGCCGTGGGCTCGGATTACAACCTGCTGCTCATCGCACGATTCAAGGAAGAGCTCCATGGCGGACTCAAGACGGGTTTCATCCGGGCCATGGGCGGCAGCGGCAAGGTGGTGACGAATGCGGGCCTGGTGTTCGCATTCACCATGTGCGCCATGGTCGTTAGCGACCTGCGCATCGTCGGGCAGCTCGGAACGACAATCGGCCTCGGGTTGTTGTTCGACACCCTGATCGTGCGGTCCTTCATGACTCCGGCCATCGCGGCGCTGCTGGGCCGCTGGTTCTGGTGGCCGCTCAACCTCCGCGAATACACTCCGGCACGGACCCGATGA
- a CDS encoding TetR/AcrR family transcriptional regulator, with translation MTKNTAIQRQRTPGRLNRSLDLAILEAAFVVLAEHGYDAMSMDEIAARAGVGKAAIYRRWSSKAALTADAILHGRPSLGKLDDVPDAGSLRADLHALYEARDYSDLEESSILTGNLLAGIIAEAVNDSTLAEALDDLLASQTQKRMEIVFARAVERGEIARDRDLSLVYDIPLGLSLTAALKRTVIDETYMRRMVDDVILPLVQAPVDRS, from the coding sequence ATGACGAAAAACACTGCCATTCAACGGCAAAGAACACCCGGACGTCTGAACAGATCCTTGGACCTCGCGATCCTGGAGGCGGCATTCGTTGTGCTCGCCGAACACGGTTACGACGCGATGAGCATGGACGAGATCGCCGCGCGCGCCGGGGTCGGCAAGGCCGCCATCTACCGGCGATGGTCCTCCAAGGCGGCCCTCACCGCCGATGCCATCCTGCACGGACGGCCCTCACTGGGGAAACTCGATGACGTCCCGGACGCCGGGAGCTTGCGCGCAGACTTGCATGCTCTCTACGAGGCACGGGATTACAGCGATTTAGAAGAAAGCAGTATCCTCACCGGCAACCTACTGGCGGGGATCATCGCCGAAGCCGTCAACGATTCCACGTTGGCGGAGGCATTGGATGATCTGTTGGCATCGCAGACTCAGAAGCGAATGGAGATCGTGTTCGCCCGAGCCGTGGAACGCGGCGAGATTGCGCGGGATCGTGATCTATCACTCGTCTACGACATCCCGCTGGGGCTCAGCCTGACGGCGGCTCTCAAGCGAACCGTCATCGACGAGACGTACATGCGCCGCATGGTTGACGACGTGATTCTCCCCCTGGTGCAAGCTCCCGTGGATCGGTCCTGA